The DNA sequence GCATAAACTCTAAAATGCAGTATTCATTGTTGTATAAACTATAAAATGCAACCTTCATTGTTGTGTAAACTTTAAAACGGAACCTTCAATGTTGAACAAAACCCTAAAACACAACCTTCATTTTTAAGCAACTCCTAAAACATAGTCTTCATTGTTGTGGAAACCCTAAAACACAACCTTCCTTGTTGTGACTCTTAGGTTCCTATTGCAACCTTCATTGTTGTCCCACCTCCAAGGAGTTGTTGTGCCTCTTTGGTCCTTATTGTCGCCTTCATAGTTGCCCCACCTCCAATGAGTTATTGTGCCTCTCTAGTCTCTATTCTAATTTTCATTGCTATATTGCAACGCTTATTGATGCATTATTCATTTTGTGTCCaactttatttttgtgattcatTTTGTGTCCAAATTCATTCCTCCATTTTTGCGCCTTAATTGCACATATTTATAATGgatgaaatgaaaatttgagaCAAGCCCTACAATGCAAGAGAAGTGTAGAATGTTAATTGAGCCTATTGATTAAATAGGAAAAATGATCTCAAGTGATCACAACTCATTACGATCATTTTCAAGGGAAAGGAAAGGCTAACCATTTAATTAATGATGCCCTTGTGGAAGATGGTCCTAAATTCAAGTcatgagaagaagaagattccATAATCATAGCATGGTTATGGAATTCAACGGTTCCAAAAATCAGTGACACATGTATGTTCCTCAATTCAGCAAAATCAATATTAAACTAAACAATAGTAAACTTTGAGAGAGTTATATCCAAGTTGAAAATGGAGAGCACATATTCATCAACTTCAGGGGGAGTGTCAAGATATTATAGGAAGTTTCAAATTTGATTCCTGTTGagatattttaaagaatttatgatattattcttatgaattataattatgCATTTATTGGGTTTTAATTctgtgtatttatatttatttgtaaaattgtcTGAAAGGATTTATgtgtgtctatatatatatatatatatatatatatatatatatatatatatatatatataatgtgtaAAATGGTAGTTTTGAATGAGCGAGAATGGTAGTTTTGTGTGAGCGAGAGATGTATTAGCTCTGTGTGAGTGAGAATGGTAATTGATAAATGTCAAGAATAAGTAAATTTTCCATTTGAAAATGACACTTATCATGTATCAAATGGTGCTAGTTGTGTATAAAACAAAACTGCTTAGCTTAAGATACAAAATAATGTAGTGAGAATTggagttttataaattataatgatatttttctaTTCTGCAAGAGAAAATAACAAGTATGCATGAGTCATGGTCATTGGTGTTGAGCCATGGAAGTAGAAAAGACaagacaaaatatttttactttttggctAAGAAAACAAATGAAGCTCAGCCTCATGAGGAAACGTTCTTTGCAAGGAAATTTGGAGCACAAATTCATGAGGCTAAGCAGCCAAGAAAACCCTACTAAGTGGGAAAGGTCAAGTATTAAGCACCAAGATAAGGGGTTGAGTTGGAAGGAAACCCACTTGTGAAGAAACCCTTGTGGCTGAGCACCAAATATTGGGGTGAGCATcgcctaaatttttttataaataaagacctTAAGTCCTCATTTGAAGCATTGTGTAGGGATGTAGAAATGTAGCAATAAGAGAGAATAGGGTCTATGAGGCTCGACGAAGATGCTCTTAATGTAAATCTTATGAGTAGATTTTGTTGGAATtgcattgtaatattttatgagtaGTTGAACTTCTTCGTGTCCAggtttgatgtaatcaattttGATTCTATACACTTCTAGTTATTAGgtatttatttttgcttttattcgattgtttgtggtttgatttatgcttaatgatgacttgatcactcatcTTATTTCACCGATTTGGATTAAGTTGGAAGACTGGTCTAAACTTGTGTGGGTGAATTGACAACTCATCATATTTCACTGGTTTGGATTGAGTTGAAAGATTGATCTCAAAATGAGGTCCAATCAAACCTCCATACATGTATAAGATGCTTCATTAGATACTAGAGGGGATGTTGAATGAAAGAGTCTTGCACATTAAAGCAAGGATTCATTCAACCAGGAGTTAAAGAATCACACTGGATTTGAAGTCCTTGGGTTCTAGTGGTATAGGGATGAACCTAGATATACATAGAAAGAGTACTCCAAgacattgaatgatttgcaTAGTAAGCAAATAAGATGGTAGTGGTgtagtagaagaagatgagatgaaCTCAAATTATAGCTCCTACTTCACTCAATCTAATTACTACTATCTATTTTTACATGCACTCTCTATCCAaaccaaaaaaactaaaaactaaaaactaactATCAATATACTTGTTAAATCCCTGTAGATACAACAGTTGTTGATACTACTACTCATCAGTGCACTTGTTGGAAAATGGTTGTTAAGAAACAGTCATCAGTAACATTATTTCTCTGTGAGTGAGAAACGTAATAACTCTGTGTGAGCAAATTATGGTTAACTTTGTGTAAGCGCATTGTAATAGGGTTATCATATCAACTAGGACTAATAAgtatattgataattaaaactCTTATTGTTCTTagattttttcatatattataatagtaattatgCATAAGATAAAATAGGGTCcttaaatataaattgagtGATGTAGAAACCATATTTAAGAGTTATGTTATTAGTTGCAATATGTGATAGGAAGAAATGAGTTCAATAAACAACTTTACACTTCTTACTCATGCATGCAATTTTTCTGTTCAGTTGAAAGATTTGAATAACCTTACTCAAATCCTTGCAATAAGATTACTTAGTTACTTTGTGAAGGTCTAGTTCATAAGATATTACTTTGTTTCCAATAGTTTCTCTCTAAATGATGCAACTAGATGGATCTCCATATGATGATGTTATTGCCTCCCTTGTTCTATAAAGTCAAGCCATGTTTATCCTTCGCACTCTAGTGTTGGTGGAGAAGAAATCGTGTAATTTTTATTACGTTATGTGCTGTTGATAGAGAAAAAATCATGTCATTTTGATTGTGATGTTGAATTGATACTTATGATTGAAACTTAATTAGTGAGGTGAATGCATACATTGATCATGAAATTGAtgtagtaaaatttgaaattagattgatgagatttaaaaattttgaatttgatgttaatGTTGGAAGTAGAAATTGGTGGATCTATTAATTTGGTAAAATTATGAATGAATTAGTGAATTAGTTGTGTTGAGTTTGAAATAGAAATAGTTTATTAATAATGTTGACATCCAAAACAATATTTGATTTATGTTGAATTGGTcgataatttcttaaattaattttattgtatgttggtgtatatgttaattatttcaCAAGCTAAGTATTTTTAGTAATGGAGACGATTGAAACAACATTCTTATCGTCTAGAAATGtgatttaattgtttaagtAAAAATACAAACGAGGAGATTTTTCTtagaatattattaattaaaaaaatgacacaaaatcttcctttaaatgaaattttttctcAAGTAATGATTTATAagctaatttatatataaataaagaaattatgtttaaataattgtaaaaactatatatatggTTTCATGTATATAACATGGGAcatataaatttcttaattaaagtATGTCGTATGGTATCATCGATGTATCATGTTTTTTTGTGAATGAATTGTAACTCTTCTACCTTTATAAAAAGTGTGaacaattctaatttttttaataaaatttaaaattatctaattttaaatattctacgtagtgtcataattttaaaaattataatttgttttaaaatttattatcacaataatatatatttacaataaaataattcaaaatttctataaaaataaagacaaaatatgttataataaagataaattggTTATTTGCATTAAATAGAcgataaagagaaagaaaacaaagctCTAATTCACAAATCAGAGTACCATGTTAATTAAAAGATGTTATAATAAAGACAAATtggttatttattaattaacataaagatacagaaagaaattaatattcTATCCTTATATCAGACGTTATAGCTCTTTCTTTTGTAtgtaattaaaatgtaaaataaattgatagtttgtctatattaattatattataataaaaattaaaaataaattaattaataaatattttttaccataaaagttatactttatatttattataaataatttatatagtGATAGagaattattttaactattgatattttattttattaaaatattaaaacatatttttgtaatagaGATAATGACGATATATAGAGAGATAAgggattaagaaaaaaagtaaagaaaaaatttctaaataaattcTTGTTGAAATTAGTTACTTAAAATGCTTTTGTTTAatagaattattttaatatttttaaatggcggatatttaattataagttttttttgttCGGAAAATAAAATCTCAAACTGTAATATcataaatgaagaaaatgtgTGACTGTTCCTCTGTAAATAAGTTCATTTAACTTTATTTGAATTAGTCAGAactcaatttaaattttcaagtaAAGAAACCAGCATAAATTAATTGCAGCAAATCAAAGTTaaggaaaatattaaattattaagtgAACTAAACAATatctttaaaaaatcatttaatttaatcttagcagttattaattattgaaataaaagctaaaaaataaacatgttttttttattaagaatattagTTGAAAAAAACCGGTCTTTTaaataaacctaaatattttaattattagctATTTTCTTTGAATTGAAAGATATTCTAGATTCATCAAAAAATATACTCTATAAATCTCCAACATCTgtttgttttaatgttttagtttttttttttttgaaaactttgattATTTATCtagattatgaaatttggtCTTTAATAATCCATGTGTTTTTAATCTTCTAACATTAtgtttaatgtaaaaaataaatttaatttggatgagaaaaaaaaatgtaataatagaTGAGGGTAGATTAGGTTGGGTATAAAAAGAGAAGAAGGTTTAACCGCAGGTAGAGTAGTAGTTAGCGCCTAAACCAAGAGCCGCAGCACCCTTTTCTTGTCTTAGTTTATGTATGAAAGAGATCATTCCAAAACCCAGAACCCAAACAAACCGTGACTGAGAAGTGTGGGCGCACACATACACAGCACCACAAGTGTTCACTGTGTGAGCAAAAATCTTGACCCATAATCACTTTAATTAATTTCCTCTTCCTTAAGGTTCCTATGAAGACAATGCATGCGTCAGGTACATTTGCTTCCTTTGCTGATTCTAAGTTAAagtttcttgattttttttatttattttttgtttctgttttcaatGACCCTGTTGTGTGTGCCTTGTTGGAGGGCATCcatcagttttctttttttgtgtgaTGGGTTGGCAATGTTTTATTGGTATGTGGGTGCACTTGGCTTCCATTCCCTGTTTCTGCTTGAAGTATTTAAGTCCTGCCCACAAGCTGTTTGTTTAAAGAGTTTCAATTCTAACTAGGTCTTCTTTCTGGGTCTTAGATACAGGAAATTCCTCATTTTGCTCTCAGTCTTGCGGCTCCTGCCCAAGGTATGGTTTCTTGGCCTTCTCTTGTTAGATTGGGGtgccttgttttcttttatgtgaGAGTTGttttaaaaggtttaattttgaattggttttaattCTGTCTGGATTTTTTTTCCGAATTTTACCGTGTTTATGTTTTCTTTGAATTCCCCCTCTCCCGACCCCATTACCAATTACTTAATCCTTTGTTTACGCATTTTTTGGACCTATGGTTTGTTTATTTGTAGATATAGAATTGACACGGAAAGGTTTTGTGGGTTTCAGTGCAGTTGTTCCTGAAATGGATAAAACGGGTGGAGAGGACAGACAGGATAAAGGATGTAAGAACAAGAGAAAATTAGCTCATCCTTCTATACTTCCTGCTAGTTTACCGTTGTCTCTGTTTGACTTCCCTCGGTATGAGTTACCGGCTTCACAAAGTGGCTCAAATGAATTTAGTCCATCACAGTGGTGGTCAGAGTTTCTTAGTAAAGAAAACGAACTGCAAATGCGTGAGCTTTCGGATTGGAGTGATCCTATTGCAAGCCAGCTTGAGGAATTGCTGCTGTCTAATTTGCAAGCGATTTTCACGTGTGCACTCAAGCAGGTTGTTGAATTAGGTTTCGATGAAAAATTGGTTGAAATGTCCCTTGCAAGGAAGGCCCTGTACATTGAGGAAGGAGATCCTGTCACAAATATTGTAGATCGGACGGTGAATGTTTTGAAGGGGAAAGAAGATGCTACAGATTTTGTTTTTGAGAGCTTCCAGCATCTGCTGCATTACACCATGGTGGAGATGATCAGTGTAGTTCGTGAAGTCAAACCCTCCTTGACAGTTGGTGATGCAATGTGGGTTTTACTGATATCTGACTTGAATCTTTCACTGGCTTGTGCAATGCAAGATTGCCCGGGTGTTGTTGGTAATGGGGAAAGCTCTGCCAGTTCTTCCAGTCTCCAATCTAAGTCGGAGGTCCAAAGCTCTGATATAATTTCAAATTGCAGTTCACCAACTCTccagaaggatttgtcctccaaTCACCAGAATCAAAGGTCTGGAGAACCTAAGTTTGGAAGTTTCCCCAATTCACCCAACAACCAAAATTCTCAAGCTACAGGAGGGGTAAAACTTAAGGCAGAGAATGTTTCATTGCCAATTACTGCAGAGAAATCCTCCGGAACATCAGGGTTTCCTGCCCATGAATGTAAATCTGGATCGTGTTCTAAGAGGCATACCAGAAAAGAAATAGCAGCACTTAGGCAGAAGTTCTTTCACATGGAGAAAACTTACAGGAATTGTGGAAAAGCGGGATTTAAATCAGGAAAGATTACAAGTGTtggtagtttggttgttgaaaAAAGACTCAAGTCACCATCTGAAATTCCTAATCAGCAAATGAAATGTGGCTCCTCAAATTTGCTAAGCTCAAAAGGAGTTTATTCTGCAAATATAACATGCCATGTTTCAACCTGTGATGCATCTGTTTTACCTGCAGAAGGTAACTCTGGAACATTACCTACAAAGAATACAATATCTTCTTCTCCCATGGTGAATGCAAAAACTTCAACACGTGACAGTACATCCAAACCAAAATCTGAGCTAAGCTGTTCTGTCAAGATTCTTGATTACTGTGCTGATATTCCGTTTGATGAGGCTTCGGGTAAGTATGTCGCGCGAGATGAGAAGGATGAGctcattttgaaattatttgctCGACTGCAAGAATTGCATGATGAGCTACTAGGTTGGAACAACTGGACAAATCAGAAGGTTATGCAGGTTACGAACAGGCTTGGCAAACTACAGCCAGAGTTTAAAACTCTGAGGAAGGAAAAGCAAGATGCTGAACtgttgaaaaaggaaaagaagctGGCGCAGGAGACTGCTGTGAAGAGGATATCTGAAATGGAGAATGCCATGGAAAATACGAAAAAGCAAATTGAGAGTGCTGCTTCTGCTACTCTCGTGCTAGAGGCAGAAAACTCCTTGCTAAAGAAGGAGTTGGATGATGCTAAGTTGTGGGTTGTAAAGTCAATGGCAAGCCATCAACAAGCACTGGAGAGTGAGCAGACGGCACTTAAACAGGCCCAGTCATGGGAAAGCCATAATAGTTTGCTTCGAGATGACCTTGAGAAAGAGAAGCACAAATTATTTAATCTGCAACAGGAGCTACACAAAGAGAAAAATCATCAAGCCAAGATTGAGGTATGTGACAAATACGAAACTACTTAGTGCCAAATATATCAAGATATGTCTGAAAAAATCTGTGGAGTTTACTTATATGTATTGTCAACATCTATCTTGAGTGTCTTTGCCTCTCTACTTTGACAGTCCTACTCTGAACCTTATGCACCTCTATTGGACATGTTTAGGCACCTTGAACACTCATAGATACGTAGGTTTGGCCTTCAAAATACTtggaaataaatatatacacacTTTTTTCTCTACGTATAGGTGGTTGACAATTATAGCCATGTAGTAGCAACATGGGAGAGGTGCTAAGTTGTGTATCTGAAGGATGTTTCTTTAGTCTTCTGCTTAGAAGCACAAATCTTAAATCACATTAAAATGTTTCTCTAATTTTATTACCTCAATCAATTAAAAGAATTCAACCACGCTTTGAATTCCTTTTCATTTGTTCACTTGATTGTTTCACTCGATAAAGTTAATTGGtttatttcattcaatttaGAATCAGATTAAACAAAAGTATAGTAATAGTGCGCATTCAATAATCTATGTCcttgcaagttttttttttttggtgtgtCACACTTAGAGGAGATTTTGTAGAATGAGAGGGTTAGTTTTTATTAAGAGTAAGAGACAAATATTAGCATTAAATCTTGTCAATAAtggtcaaaataaaattgaatttatgtgaCTTTTTAAGTGGTCTTGTCTTGTGTGACTAGGTCTCTTAATAATCCCTTGGACGTCAATGTTTAGTTGCACAGCTAAGATGTGCTCTTGTATAGAAATAGGCTTTTAAATAATACACCTCCTTTGTATTCGtacatatatgatatatatactAGTACCGTGTTTAAATAATAGCTTTTCTGTTGTATTCATGTccccatttttttaaaatggataCTCAAATAGCTTATTATTCTACTGCTATACTACAATGGGTGGAAATGTTACAGGGTAGATTGGCAAAAGAGAGAGCTGCGAAAGAAAAGCTCCTTTCTCAGGCTGCATCCATTAAAAAGGATAGAGAACAACGTGAGCTGCACATGAAATCTGAAGAGGATATGATTAGAAGGAAAGCTGCTAGGGATCTGCAGAAATATGTGGAAGATATTGGAAAGGTGGAGAAAGAGTTGATTGACTTGAAACTAAAATCTGACTCTGAAAAAATAGCAGCACTCCGCAGATGTGTTGATGAAAGGAATGATAGCTTCTCAAGAACAAAGAGTGCTCCAAACATGAAGGGAAACAAGAAATCAGATGAGTCTCAAACAATGGTGAGTTGCCAAGACAACTTGGCTGCTGGAAGTTTGAGGCGTGAGCAGGAGTGTGTGATGTGCCTATCAGAGGAGATGTCAGTAGTTTTTCTGCCATGTTCGCATCAGGTGGTGTGTGCTGAATGCAATGAACTCCATGAGAAGCAAGGGATGAAAGAGTGCCCTTCTTGTAGGACCCCAATCCAACGTAGGATTCGTGCTAGATTTGCTCGGCGTTAGATCGTAGTATAGATTTTCCTGAATGAATGGGAATCTTGAAGAAGAAATACAGTGTACTTCCTCCTTCCTTTCCGAAACCAAAAGgaaataaacaagaaagaaaaacagaatAGACAAAGAAAGAACTTTCCCAAGGGACAGTTGAGTGTAAAGACCGTTTATGCTTTTACATTTCGAAACATAAATCAGCACAATGAGTTTTTATATAATAGGAGTATCTTGAATTATATTAGGTCTTCTTTCACTGAGTTATTGGAGTCATTCCTTTTCATCTCCAATATCTACTTGTGCTTTCTGTTCTTCCTGCAGGTATGTGAGGTTCCATCCATTTTGGCCTCTTCAAGTGCATCAAATTATTTTGATTCGGACAATCTATTCCTTATTCTcctgatttttttaatgttgtcaTTTGCTGAGTATTAAAATTACactgtattgatattttaaatattcttttaatatattttaaaatgtcaaaattagtaataatcagTGTATCATGAAGAAACAGTAGAGAAACAGtacaaaaaaattcaacagagaatccaaattcctTAAATCACTCGGTTAATTGCATTGGTAATTGCATTTTACCATTTAAGTTGTTTACTGCTATTT is a window from the Vigna unguiculata cultivar IT97K-499-35 chromosome 7, ASM411807v1, whole genome shotgun sequence genome containing:
- the LOC114192006 gene encoding putative E3 ubiquitin-protein ligase RF4 isoform X3 translates to MGWQCFIDTGNSSFCSQSCGSCPSAVVPEMDKTGGEDRQDKGCKNKRKLAHPSILPASLPLSLFDFPRYELPASQSGSNEFSPSQWWSEFLSKENELQMRELSDWSDPIASQLEELLLSNLQAIFTCALKQVVELGFDEKLVEMSLARKALYIEEGDPVTNIVDRTVNVLKGKEDATDFVFESFQHLLHYTMVEMISVVREVKPSLTVGDAMWVLLISDLNLSLACAMQDCPGVVGNGESSASSSSLQSKSEVQSSDIISNCSSPTLQKDLSSNHQNQRSGEPKFGSFPNSPNNQNSQATGGVKLKAENVSLPITAEKSSGTSGFPAHECKSGSCSKRHTRKEIAALRQKFFHMEKTYRNCGKAGFKSGKITSVGSLVVEKRLKSPSEIPNQQMKCGSSNLLSSKGVYSANITCHVSTCDASVLPAEGNSGTLPTKNTISSSPMVNAKTSTRDSTSKPKSELSCSVKILDYCADIPFDEASGKYVARDEKDELILKLFARLQELHDELLGWNNWTNQKVMQVTNRLGKLQPEFKTLRKEKQDAELLKKEKKLAQETAVKRISEMENAMENTKKQIESAASATLVLEAENSLLKKELDDAKLWVVKSMASHQQALESEQTALKQAQSWESHNSLLRDDLEKEKHKLFNLQQELHKEKNHQAKIEGRLAKERAAKEKLLSQAASIKKDREQRELHMKSEEDMIRRKAARDLQKYVEDIGKVEKELIDLKLKSDSEKIAALRRCVDERNDSFSRTKSAPNMKGNKKSDESQTMVSCQDNLAAGSLRREQECVMCLSEEMSVVFLPCSHQVVCAECNELHEKQGMKECPSCRTPIQRRIRARFARR
- the LOC114192006 gene encoding putative E3 ubiquitin-protein ligase RF4 isoform X1 encodes the protein MRQIQEIPHFALSLAAPAQDIELTRKGFVGFSAVVPEMDKTGGEDRQDKGCKNKRKLAHPSILPASLPLSLFDFPRYELPASQSGSNEFSPSQWWSEFLSKENELQMRELSDWSDPIASQLEELLLSNLQAIFTCALKQVVELGFDEKLVEMSLARKALYIEEGDPVTNIVDRTVNVLKGKEDATDFVFESFQHLLHYTMVEMISVVREVKPSLTVGDAMWVLLISDLNLSLACAMQDCPGVVGNGESSASSSSLQSKSEVQSSDIISNCSSPTLQKDLSSNHQNQRSGEPKFGSFPNSPNNQNSQATGGVKLKAENVSLPITAEKSSGTSGFPAHECKSGSCSKRHTRKEIAALRQKFFHMEKTYRNCGKAGFKSGKITSVGSLVVEKRLKSPSEIPNQQMKCGSSNLLSSKGVYSANITCHVSTCDASVLPAEGNSGTLPTKNTISSSPMVNAKTSTRDSTSKPKSELSCSVKILDYCADIPFDEASGKYVARDEKDELILKLFARLQELHDELLGWNNWTNQKVMQVTNRLGKLQPEFKTLRKEKQDAELLKKEKKLAQETAVKRISEMENAMENTKKQIESAASATLVLEAENSLLKKELDDAKLWVVKSMASHQQALESEQTALKQAQSWESHNSLLRDDLEKEKHKLFNLQQELHKEKNHQAKIEGRLAKERAAKEKLLSQAASIKKDREQRELHMKSEEDMIRRKAARDLQKYVEDIGKVEKELIDLKLKSDSEKIAALRRCVDERNDSFSRTKSAPNMKGNKKSDESQTMVSCQDNLAAGSLRREQECVMCLSEEMSVVFLPCSHQVVCAECNELHEKQGMKECPSCRTPIQRRIRARFARR
- the LOC114192006 gene encoding putative E3 ubiquitin-protein ligase RF4 isoform X2, which produces MKTMHASDTGNSSFCSQSCGSCPSAVVPEMDKTGGEDRQDKGCKNKRKLAHPSILPASLPLSLFDFPRYELPASQSGSNEFSPSQWWSEFLSKENELQMRELSDWSDPIASQLEELLLSNLQAIFTCALKQVVELGFDEKLVEMSLARKALYIEEGDPVTNIVDRTVNVLKGKEDATDFVFESFQHLLHYTMVEMISVVREVKPSLTVGDAMWVLLISDLNLSLACAMQDCPGVVGNGESSASSSSLQSKSEVQSSDIISNCSSPTLQKDLSSNHQNQRSGEPKFGSFPNSPNNQNSQATGGVKLKAENVSLPITAEKSSGTSGFPAHECKSGSCSKRHTRKEIAALRQKFFHMEKTYRNCGKAGFKSGKITSVGSLVVEKRLKSPSEIPNQQMKCGSSNLLSSKGVYSANITCHVSTCDASVLPAEGNSGTLPTKNTISSSPMVNAKTSTRDSTSKPKSELSCSVKILDYCADIPFDEASGKYVARDEKDELILKLFARLQELHDELLGWNNWTNQKVMQVTNRLGKLQPEFKTLRKEKQDAELLKKEKKLAQETAVKRISEMENAMENTKKQIESAASATLVLEAENSLLKKELDDAKLWVVKSMASHQQALESEQTALKQAQSWESHNSLLRDDLEKEKHKLFNLQQELHKEKNHQAKIEGRLAKERAAKEKLLSQAASIKKDREQRELHMKSEEDMIRRKAARDLQKYVEDIGKVEKELIDLKLKSDSEKIAALRRCVDERNDSFSRTKSAPNMKGNKKSDESQTMVSCQDNLAAGSLRREQECVMCLSEEMSVVFLPCSHQVVCAECNELHEKQGMKECPSCRTPIQRRIRARFARR